The region GCCCGGAATGCGGGATCGCGCCGGGCCTCCATGACGATCTCAGGGTTCGGCGTGGTGACGACATGCGGCCCGCCCTCGGCGATGTACCGCGCCACCAGGGCCAGCGACTCGTCGTAGGTGACGTCGTCAACGCGCACGCCGAGGATCGACAGTGACTGGGGGGTGAGGGCCTTCCCTGGCTCGGAGTGAGGGCCGTCCCCGGTCACGCCCGGGCGCCTGCCTGGTACGAGCGGTCGAGCAGGTCCACCACGTGGCAGACCTCCAGCTCCAGGCCGCGCTCGCGCGCGCCCGAGGCGATCTGCATCGCGCAGCCGGGGTTCGGCGCGACGAGCACGCTGGCCTGCGTCTTCTCGACCTCGGGGATCTTCCAGCCGAGGATCTGCTCCGAGAACTCGGGGTGCGTCAGGTTGTAGATCCCGGCGCTGCCGCAGCAGACATCCGAGTCCTTCAGCTCCACGAACGTCAGGCCGGGGATCGCGCGGAGCAACTGGCGCGGCTGGTTGCGGATGCCCTGCCCGTGTACGAGGTGACACGGATCCTGGTAGGTCACGCGGACCGGCAACGGCCCGAGGCTCTCGGTGTCGATGCCGATCTGCACCAGCCACTCGTTGATGTCGCGGACGCTGTTCGAGAAGGCGACGGCGCGTTCGTGCCAGGCCGGATCGTCGCGGAACAGGTGCGGATACTCCTTGAGGGTGGAGCCGCAGCCGGCCGCGTTGATGATGACGGCGTCGAGGTTGAGCGACTCGAACGTCTCGATGTTCGCCTTCGCCAGCCCCCGCGCCGTCTCACGCTCGCCGATGTGGACGTGCAGCGCGCCGCAGCAGCCCTGCTGGGGCGGGGTGTAGACGTCGCAGCCGTTGCGGGCGAGCACCCGCACGCTGGCCTGATTCGTCTCGCCCAGGAACTCCTGCATGACGCAGCCGGCGATGAACCCGACGCGGAACCGCCGTGTGCCGCGCGCCCGCACCACCTCTGGCAGGAACGGCTTGCCGACGCCACCCTGGGTGGGCGGGAGCATCCGCTCCATCTTCTGGATGCGCTCGGGGAAGAGGTTCATCAGCCCGGAGGCGTGGACAGCCTTCTGGACGCCGAGCTTCTGGTAGACGCGCATCCCGAGGCCGAGCGAGTTGAGCGCCAGCCGCGAGGTGAAGATGCGGTTCAGAACCGTCCGCCCGATGGTCCGCTCGGCAGCGTCGGCTGGCGGGGCGAGGCCTCTGGCCGCCTCCACGATCTGCCCGTACTTGACGCCGGACGGACAGGCCGTCTCGCAGGCGCGGCAGTCCAGGCAGCGGTAGATGTGCTCGCGGAAGTCCTCGTTGTCGGGGCTGATGTCGCCCCGGTAGACGGCGCGCACCTGGTAGATCCGCCCGCGCGGCGAGTCCAGCTCCAGATTGTTGACGCGATAGGTGGGGCAGAAGTCCAGGCAGAGGCCACAGTGGACGCACTGCTTGAGCGTGGAGAGATCCAGCTCGATGGGGACCGCCGGGCCGGCCGCCGAGGGAGCGGCTCCGTGGGAGTGCTCGTGAACCGCCACAATCGGGCTCCGATAACGACGTTTCGGAGGTGGCGTACGCGGCCATCGCGCGCGCGGCTCCTGGTGGGATTCTACGAGCCACCCGGGCAGCGCGGCCAGCGCCACCCACTGTACAGTTCGCCGCTGACAGTGTGAGGCCGCTTGACACCATAAGAACAATCGTTCTATGCTCAAGTTGGAGGCATAGGAGCAGCCATGAGTGACAATTCTGCGATTGAGTGGACGGACGCCACCTGGAACCCAGTCACTGGCTGCTCAAAAGTGAGCGAAGGCTGCCGCAACTGCTACGCGGAGGCGCTGTCGCTGCGCTTCGGACGCTCAACGAAGCCGTGGGCCGCGCAGTTTGCCGACGAAAACGTGGTCCTTCACCCTGACCGGCTGGACTACCCACTCAAGTGGAAGGACGCCAGGCGCATCTTCGTCAACTCCATGAGCGACCTATTTCACGAGAACATCGACGATGGCTTCGTCTGCCGCGTGTTCAAGGTCATGGGCGCAGCATCACATCATACCTATCAGGTCTTGACGAAGCGCCCCGCCCGCATGCAGGCTCTAATCCAACGGTGGTCCGATGCGTTTCACGGCAAGAGACTAGACAGTGACCAGGGTGAGAATACTTGGCCGCCGCCACACATCTGGCTCGGCGTCAGCGTCGAGGACCAGAAGACCGCCGATGAGCGCATCCCGCTGCTGTTGAACACACCTGCTGCCGTTCGCTTCCTGAGTTGCGAACCACTCCTGGCCTCAATTGACCTGTGCCAAGCTGCCGGCGCGCCAACTGACCACGCACACGGTTTCGCCTGCCGTACTTTCCTCCGAGACCTACACTGGGTCATCGTGGGCGGCGAGAGTGGCCCGCGTTTCCGTCCTCTTGACCTGGACTGGGCACGATCTCTTCGCGACCAGTGCATAAGTGCAGATGTGCCGTTCTTCTTCAAGCAAGTGGGTGGCAGGACACCGAAGTCCGGGGGACGGCTGCTCGACGGGCGAACCTGGGACGAGCAGCCACGGGTCCAGGAGCGACAACTTCAAGTGGCAGCCTTCGGCTGACGGTCAGGCTGGCGGAAATTCGATCACGTCACTTGGCCGCAACTTGTTCTTGGAGGGCAAGTTGTTGCGGAACAGACGAATGCGGCCTTGGTGGGCCAGGTCCTCTAGCGCCTTCTTGATATGGTTATCGGTGTAGCCGTCGAATTCATGGCCGACTGCGGTCTCATTCTGCACACGCTCATACTCCGAGCGGCGACCCGAGAATCGTGTTCGGAGCAACGCACGCAGCGACGTGTAGTCGACCGTCAGGTTCATGCGAACCTCAGGGGTGAACAGATCCAACTGACCCGATTCAGAAGCCATGACCGCGGGATGGCTTGCTCCCAGGAAGGCTGTGAACCCACCCAGAGCCTCGAACATCGCTTCCTTCATCTCACGCTTGCCCTTCGGATGCCCTGTTGAGTGGACAAGGAAGTAGATGATGTCAGTCGGCCCTCGCCGTGCGACACCCACCGAGGTCACGAAGCGTCGATGCCCCGGAGCAGTCGTGGCCTCCAAGCGCTCTACGTACAGGTCACGCAATGCACCCACACGATCTGGCGACTGCTTGACTTCGTCGAGGCGGGCAAGCAACTCATCGCCTTCCAAGCCGAAGAGTTGAGCATCAGCCGTCTGGTGGTTCGCATTCTCAAGAAACCGATTGATATCCTGCACCATCAATGTTACAAGCACTTCAGCCCTGGGCAGGCTGAGGATACGGTTGACCAGGGACAGGGGAAGCCCTGCGTATCCGAACGGGTCAATGAACCAGAAGGACGGGCGCCCGGCACGCCGAATCGCATCCACAATTCCCGGTGCAGCGCCCTCGAACGTATCACAGATCGGGTCGTGTTCGACAACCCGCTCCAAGGGTCCAGATGCTGCGATTTCAGCCGCCAGCATTTTGGCGTTCGCCGGATTACGTTCGATGTAGTAGAGATCGACATCGAAGTCGCGATTGCCTGCAACACGACCGGCGATGTCGCGAAGGAGCAAGGGCGACCCCGGTTCTTCGGTGGTGTAGCGGCCCCGTCCAGCGAAGGCATCGACAATGACGAGCCGCCGGTGTATCCGAAGAATCGGTAGCCATGCTTTCATGTAGCGAACGAGGATTTCGTGCTTCGCTCTGGTGTGTGGTGCGTTACCCCATTTCTGAGGATCGTCGTCCGACAGCATCGCGTGCCCCCCAAACGCAGTATGGAACATACGTTCGCCTAGCATGATACAGAGAGCTGGCGTCGGTGTGCAATGAGGACGCAATGATGTTAGGGATGATCTGCAAGTCTTGAGGCTTTTCCGCCTTGATCTCCGGTCCGCCGCTATCATCCCCAGAGACGGCGTGGTCGGGCGGCGTGCCGTTGCCGCCAGGTCGTCAGCGTCCCCGCCGAATCCTTCTCAGGAGCGACGCCGTGAGCGACATCCTCAAGGTGGGCGAGCCGGCCCCACCGGTCTCCCTGGTCTCGGACAAGGGCGAAACCGTCTCGCTCGACGACTTCAAGGGCAAGCAGGCCGTCGTGCTCTACTTCTACCCGAAGGACGACACCCCAGGCTGCACCAAGGAAGCCTGCTCCTTCCGCGATCTCTCGGCCGAGTTCGCCGAGAAGGGCGCCGTCATCCTCGGGGTCAGCCCGGACAACGTGAAGTCGCACGTCAAGTTCCGCGACAAGTTCAGCCTGCCGTTCCCGCTCCTGGCCGACGAGGGCGCGGAGATCGCCCAGAAGTACGGCGTGTGGGTCGAGAAGAGCATGTACGGCAAGACGTACATGGGCGTCGAGCGGACGACGGTCGTGATCGGCAAGGACGGCACGATCAAGAAGGTCTTCCCGAAGGTCTCGGTTGAGGGCCACGTCGAAGAGGTGCTCGCGGCGCTCGACTGACCGAAGGCAAGGCCCTCACCCTCGGGCGCTGCGCGGAGCACATATCGACTGCGTCGATATCTCCCTCCCTGTACGCGGGCGAGGGAGAGCCAGCTTGCGAGTTTCGCGTCTCCCCTCTCCCCTTGAGGGAGAGGGGTCGGGGTGAGGGGTAGCGAATTACGCCTTCGCGGCCGCCGGTGACTCGGCCAGCGCCGCGATCAGCCCGTCCAGGTCGCGCGAGGTGTCGCGGTTCTCGGGCGTCTCCTGGCCAGGCGCGGTCGTCGCCACCCAGCGGTACATGTCGGCGGCCCCGAGCAGCATCCGCGGCGTCAGCCCCACCTGCTCGAAGGTCGCGGCGATCTCCTCCATCTCGCCAATCCACCGGTGCGCCTTCGGCGGCATCGTCAGCATGGACTTTGCCATCCACGTCCGCAAGTCCGCCTGGCTGTCGAGCATCTCCTGTCGCAGCGCGTCGTCCAGCCCGAGCCGACGGGCCGTCACCAGCAGCTCGGTCGCCAGGGCCTGGAAGCCCTTGGTCATCGCGGCGTAGCACATCTTCAGGCCAGACGCCTGCCCGATCTGATCCCCGATGACCGGGATGATCAGCCCATGCTCTTCGAGCCGCGCCAGCTCGGGAGCGTTCGTGCCCGAGGCGTAGATGCGCGGATTGACCTTACCGCGCGGCGGCCCGCCGATGATGCCGCCATCTGCAAAGCGCGCCCCGGCCGCCTCGACAATCTCCCCGATGCGGCGCGTGGTGGCCGGCGAGACCGCGTTGAGGTCGGCGTACAGCGGGGTCGCGCCGGTCCGCTGGAGGGCGGTCGCCACGCGCGACGCCGCGGACATCGCCTCAGACGGCACCAGCACCGAGAGCACGTGCGTCGCCTGGGACACCAGCTGCTCGACAGTCCCGACGTCCTCAAGGCCGGCCGCTGCCGCCAGCTCCTTGGTGCGCGTGCTGCGTGCGTCGAGCGCCACCAGGACGCGTGCGCCGTTCTTCGCCAACTTCTCGCCGATGCCGGAGCCCATGTCGCCCGGGCTGATGATGCCGACGGTCCAGGCCATTCTGGCGCCTCCTCTACCACAACCGTGCGTGAGATCCGATCCGCCCTGACAGGGTAGCGCATCCCGGCCCGAACGTGACCCGCTGGGTCGGGACGTCGGGGCGGGGCGCTCCACGGCAGGCCCGCACGGGGCCATCCCGATACGCTAGCCTTGCCCAGGGCGGCTGGGGCGTCACGGTACGCCGGGCCGGACCTGCACAGCGAGGTGGCAGACATGAGCGATGGCCGGCAGCGTACAGCAGTCATCACGGGCGGTGGAACAGGTATCGGACGGGCTGTTGCGGCCGCCTTCGCGGCAGATGGCGACCGGGTGGTGCTGATCGGGCGGCGGGCCGAGCCGCTCCAGCAGGCGGCAGCGGAGCTTGGGCCGAACGTGACGTGGCGGCAGGCGGACATCGCGGACCGCGAGGGGATCGCCGGGGCCATCGGGAGCATTGTCGAGGAGCACGGGGCCATCGACGTGCTCGTGAACAACGCCGGCATCTCGAACCGGCCCGTCTCCACCAGGACGCCGCTCGAAGAGGCCGAGCGGCTCTGGGACGAGTACTCCCGGGTCAACATCAAGGGCGTCCTGCTGACGACGCTCGCCGCCGCCCCGCACCTGGCGCGGCCGGGTGGTCGGATCATCTTCATCAGCTCGGCGGCCGTCTACAGCGGCGGCGTCTTCCCTGGCCTCGCCGCCTACGCTGCCAGCAAGGCCGCATTGCACGGGCTGATGCGGTCGTTCGCACGGGAGCTGGGGCCAGACGGGATCACCGTCAACACGGTCGCGCCGGGCTTCATCGCGCACACTGAAATGACCGGCCGCGTCCCCGAGGACGATTTCGCCCGACTCGCCAACACGACGCTGGTCAAGCGCGTCGGCACGGCAGACGATATCGCGGCGGTGGTCCACTTCCTCGGCTCGCCGGCGGCATCGTACGTCACGGCCCAGGCGATCCCGGTAGACGGCGGCCGGCTGCCGGGCTAGTGGCACCGGACATACAGCGACGGCCAGAACACACCCTACACTTCCGTAGCCGCCGCCCGCTTCGGCGGGGTTGCGGATGCCCTTCCTCAGGACGGTGACGTTCCATGCCAGCCACGCACGATCTGACGCGCGTCGCGCCCGCCTTTGTCGAGATGGCTCACCAGATCGTCTGGTGCACCGTCTCCACCGTGGACCGCCAGGGCCGGCCGCGTTCGCGTGTCCTGCACCCATACTGGACCTGGGACGGTCTGATGCTTGAGGGGTGGGTCGGCACGATGATGACGCCCCTGAAGAAGGCGCACCTGGAGCGCAATCCGTACGTCTCGTGCAGCTACTGGACGCCCTCGCAGGATACGGCGGTGGCCGAGTGCCAGGCCGACTGGATGCTGGACGAGCAGACCCGCACTCGGGTCTGGACCTTCTTCAAGAGCACGCCCGAGCCGCTCGGCTACGACCCCGGCGGCATCGGCGTGCCCGGCTGGGACTCGCCCACCTCGCCGGGCTTCGTGGTGCTGCGGCTGCGGCCCTGGCGGCTGCGGGTATTCCCCAGCTCGATCACCCGGGGCGAGGGCGGCGAGCTGATGGTCTGGCAGGACGAGTAGCCGCCTCGGAGACTCCCCGTTCCGCGCCCGTACACGCCGCGGAGGCGTCCGCCGCAGCCGTGGCCGCCGCAGCCGTGGCCGCCGCGTCCGTGCGAGCCGCCGCCTGACCCGCTATCCTCTCGGCGCGGGGCAAGCTCGCACGAACTGGGGGCAGGATCACGATGTCTGGTCGGCAAGGCGATGCGCCAGGACGCGGCATCAGGGTTGCGTTTGCAGGTGTCAATCACTGGCACTTCTCCGTGGACGCTCGGTATCTGGAGCTGGCGCTGGAGGCCGGCGTCGAGATCGTCGGCCTCAGCGACGACGACGAGGCCCTGGCGAAGCGCCGTGGCGACGAGCTGGGCTGCGGCTGGACCGTCGACGTGGATGACCTGGTCACCCGCTTCAAGCCGGACCTTGTCATCGCGTTGCCGCGCCCGGACCGAGCGCCCGAGCAGGTCGGGCGGCTGCTGGAGCACAACGTCCCGCTGTTCGCGGAGAAGCCGCTCGGCCTGCGCGCCAGCGATGTCTGGCCGCTGGTCGAAAGGGCCGAGCGCGGCTGGGTCACCGTCGCCTTCCCGCAGCGCTACCAGCCGATCCACGCCGCGTTCGAGCGGCTGCGCGATGCTGGCACGCTCGGCGAGATCGGGCACATCGGCGTCCGGATGGTCAACGGGCCACCCTGGCGCTACCGTTCCTACGACGTGCCCTGGATGCTCGATCCGGCCATCGCCGGCGGCGGGCCGCTGCGGAACATCGGCATTCACGGCGCCGACATGCTCACCAGACTGGTGGGAGACCGTGGCATCAAGATCGTGGCGGCGACGAAAACGGATCGGGTCCACGGCGAGCCGATCGAGGACTTCATCAGCGCGCTCGGCCGCACCGATGACGGCATCGTGATCAACATGGCGACAGGCTACACCTTCTCGCCGCCCAAGCCCGGCGACATGGACATCCACCTCGGTGCGAAGGGCGCGTACCTGATCCAGCGGCGCGAGCTGCTGACGATCTATCCCGCCGACGGCCAGCCGGACGTGATCCGCCAGCCCGAGGGTTTCAACCTGTACCGCGAGATCTTCTTCGACGCGCTCTGGCGGATGCGGGCCGGCGCGCCACCCATCGCGACGGTCCGTGACTGCGCGCGCGCCAACGAGCTGATCGACGCGATCTACGCAGCAGCAGCCGCCACCTGACAATGTTCCCCCGGGTAACGTTTCCCGCTGCGTGGGCTGCTACCATCGTCAGGAACATGCGGCCTCACTGCTGAGGCGACGGAGCGGTCATCCCTATGCAGCCTCGATCCATGCAGCGGCTCGGTCATGGCCGCACGCTCGTCGACGTCGTCCGGCCAGACGCCCTCTCCCGTCAGCGTGACATCCTGCTCGTCGTCGCGTTCGGCACGCTGATGGGGGCGCTCGCGCAGATCGCCGTGCCGCTGCCGTTCACGCCGGTGCCAGTGACCGGCCAGACGCTCGGCGTGCTGCTGATCGGTGCGCTGCTCGGGAGTCGTCGCGGCGGTGCAGCGATGCTTGTGCACCTTGCCGAGGGCCTCGCCGGCCTGCCCGTCTTCGCCGAGGGGAACACGGCCTGGACGCTCACCCGGCTCGGCGTGCCGACCATCATCGGGCCGACGGCCGGCTACCTGTTCGCCTTCCCGGTGGCCGCGTTCGTCGTCGGCTGGCTGGCAGAGCGCGGCTGGGACCGCAAGCCGCTGACGGCGGCCAGCGCGATGCTCGTCGGGCAGGCCATCATCTACGCGGGCGGGCTCTCCTGGCTGGCTGGTTACGTCGGCGTGGACCGTGCCATCCCGCTCGGCATGGTCCCGTTCCTGCCCGGCGATGCGGTCAAGCTCGCGCTCGCCGCGACGGCGCTGCCCGGCGGCTGGCGGCTGCTAGCGGTGCTCGGAGCGCCAACCACCCGCGAGTGAGGCGCAGCCTACGGGGCCACGGGCACACCGGACCAGGGGCGCACCGGGCCAGGGGCGCACCGGGCCAGGGGCGCCCCGGGCCAGGGGCACAGCGCAGGAGGGCAAGCCGCAGATGGGGAGCAGGCCCAGCGTGCGCTGTCGGACGTGCGCGGCCAGGAACCCGGCCGGCTACCCCTACTGCCTGACCTGTGGCACCCGCGTCCGCCGCGAGACCTTCTGGCCGCAATGCCCGGAGCCGCTCTGGCAGCATGCGTACTGCCTGGTGCGGATGGAGGACCGCGACGGCGCCGGGCCATCTGATGCCGGGGCGCCTGATGCCGGGCCATCCGATCGGGTCGGGACTGGCTACCCGCTGGACGTGCTGCGGCGCGGCGGCCGGGCGCTGACCATCGGCAGCGGCGCTGACTGCGAGATCGTGCTCGACCATCCGAGCGTCGCGGCGCGCCACGCCTGGCTGATCCGCCACGGCGACCATTTCCTGATCGACGACGCCGATACCAGGGACGGCACATTCGTGAACGGCGAGCGGGTCAAGCGCGCCCGCCGCCTCAAGGTCCGCGACACCGTGCGCCTCGGCGAGTGCCAGCTGGTCTACGCCCTGGCCGAGCAGATCTGCCCCCGCTGCCACCTGCCAGACACCCTCACGGCCCTGGACGATCTGGTAGCCGAGCGGCAAGATGGCGCAACCGGACTGGCGGTCCCGACACACGCCTGCCCCCAATGTGGGCACGAGTACTGGATCGTGGCCTCGCGGCGCGAGGGCTGGCGGCGGTCCTGGCTGTGGCGGTGGCAGGCGTCGCGGCGGCTGCTGGCGATGCGCGGCAAGCGCGCCCCCGAGGACGCCTGACCGCCGCCCTGCGGCCCGCCGCACGCCGGCCCGCGGGGCGGCTCCCCCAGCAGCCGCGTCCGTTCCTGCCAGGGCTGTGCCGCCGCCGACGGGCGCGGCGTCAGGGCACATATCGTGCGTCCTCTCAGCCGGCGTACCGGGAGGTCCGATGGAGGAGCAGACGCCCACGCCGTGCGCGTGGGTCATCAAGCAGCACCTGAATCCCGACGCGCTGAAGGAGTACGTCTCGCGGATGGGCATCCAGCGGAGCCAGGTGATCGCTGTCACCGAGCCGCAGGACGGGATGTTTACGCTGATCTTCGAGCCGAACGCCGAGCAGCAGACTGCCCTGGCGGCCGAAGAGAGCGAGGTAGCCGAGACGCTTGACGCGCTGTTCGGCGCACCGGTGACGCCGGTCCAGGCGCCCGGCGGGGCGGAGGTCGAGACGGTGGTGGCCGTGCCGGCGATGCCGGCGGGCGTTCCACCGCCCGCGCCCGCCGAGCCAACGCCCGCCTGACTCCTGGAAGCACGGGCATCCTCTACCATCTTCGTTGCCGGCGGCCGAGTCCGCGGGTGACGGCGGGGATCATGACGCATCGTGGCGCGGCGGTCGTGCGGCCGCGGCCGCGATGCCAGGGGGTGCAACATGGCGTTGGTTCAGGGGAAAGTGGCACTCGTCACGGGTGGCGCGCGCGGCATCGGCCGGGCGGCAGCCGAGCTGCTGGCGGCGGAAGGCGCGCACGTCGCCGTCGCGGACGTCAACCTCGGCGGCGCTGAGGACGTCGCCAGCGGCATCGAGGCGCGCGGCGGTCAGGCGTTGCCGCTCCAGGTGGACGTCTCGCAGCCGGAGCAGATCGGGCCGATGTTTGACGCCGTCGTCGCACGGTTCGGGCGGGTGGATGTCGTCCACAACAACGCCGGCATCTTCGCCAAGACGGCCGTCAACGAGATCGACGTGGACGGCTGGGATCGGCTGATGGACATCAACCTGCGCGGCGCGTTCCTGGTGGCGCAGCACGCCCTCAAGATCATGAAGGCTCAGGGGGGCGGGCGCATCATCATGATGGGGTCGATGGGCGGCCAGGTGGGCGGCGTGGTGGCCGGCGCAGACTACGCAGCCTCGAAGGCGGCCATCGCCTGCCTGACCAAGTCGATGGCGAAGTGGGGCGGCCCGTTCGGCATCCTGGTCAACACGCTCTGTCCGGGCGTCATCGACACGGCGATGCCGGCCCAGTTCCCGCCCGACCGCCTCGCCGCGATGATCGAGTCCACGCCATTGCGCCGCATGGGCACCGCGGATGAGGTGGCAAAGGTTGTGCTGTTCCTGGCATCAGACCTGTCAAGCTTCGTGACAGGCGCCCACATCGACATCAACGGCGGACTGTTTACGGACTAGGTTTCAGGTTCTGGGTTGCGGGTTTCGGGGGAAGACGGCCACCATCGACTGCGTTCCTGAAACCCGAGACCTGACACCCAGCACCGGGGGC is a window of Chloroflexota bacterium DNA encoding:
- a CDS encoding (Fe-S)-binding protein, with the protein product MAVHEHSHGAAPSAAGPAVPIELDLSTLKQCVHCGLCLDFCPTYRVNNLELDSPRGRIYQVRAVYRGDISPDNEDFREHIYRCLDCRACETACPSGVKYGQIVEAARGLAPPADAAERTIGRTVLNRIFTSRLALNSLGLGMRVYQKLGVQKAVHASGLMNLFPERIQKMERMLPPTQGGVGKPFLPEVVRARGTRRFRVGFIAGCVMQEFLGETNQASVRVLARNGCDVYTPPQQGCCGALHVHIGERETARGLAKANIETFESLNLDAVIINAAGCGSTLKEYPHLFRDDPAWHERAVAFSNSVRDINEWLVQIGIDTESLGPLPVRVTYQDPCHLVHGQGIRNQPRQLLRAIPGLTFVELKDSDVCCGSAGIYNLTHPEFSEQILGWKIPEVEKTQASVLVAPNPGCAMQIASGARERGLELEVCHVVDLLDRSYQAGARA
- a CDS encoding phage Gp37/Gp68 family protein, translated to MSDNSAIEWTDATWNPVTGCSKVSEGCRNCYAEALSLRFGRSTKPWAAQFADENVVLHPDRLDYPLKWKDARRIFVNSMSDLFHENIDDGFVCRVFKVMGAASHHTYQVLTKRPARMQALIQRWSDAFHGKRLDSDQGENTWPPPHIWLGVSVEDQKTADERIPLLLNTPAAVRFLSCEPLLASIDLCQAAGAPTDHAHGFACRTFLRDLHWVIVGGESGPRFRPLDLDWARSLRDQCISADVPFFFKQVGGRTPKSGGRLLDGRTWDEQPRVQERQLQVAAFG
- the tcmP gene encoding three-Cys-motif partner protein TcmP; its protein translation is MLSDDDPQKWGNAPHTRAKHEILVRYMKAWLPILRIHRRLVIVDAFAGRGRYTTEEPGSPLLLRDIAGRVAGNRDFDVDLYYIERNPANAKMLAAEIAASGPLERVVEHDPICDTFEGAAPGIVDAIRRAGRPSFWFIDPFGYAGLPLSLVNRILSLPRAEVLVTLMVQDINRFLENANHQTADAQLFGLEGDELLARLDEVKQSPDRVGALRDLYVERLEATTAPGHRRFVTSVGVARRGPTDIIYFLVHSTGHPKGKREMKEAMFEALGGFTAFLGASHPAVMASESGQLDLFTPEVRMNLTVDYTSLRALLRTRFSGRRSEYERVQNETAVGHEFDGYTDNHIKKALEDLAHQGRIRLFRNNLPSKNKLRPSDVIEFPPA
- the bcp gene encoding thioredoxin-dependent thiol peroxidase, giving the protein MLKVGEPAPPVSLVSDKGETVSLDDFKGKQAVVLYFYPKDDTPGCTKEACSFRDLSAEFAEKGAVILGVSPDNVKSHVKFRDKFSLPFPLLADEGAEIAQKYGVWVEKSMYGKTYMGVERTTVVIGKDGTIKKVFPKVSVEGHVEEVLAALD
- a CDS encoding DUF1932 domain-containing protein translates to MAWTVGIISPGDMGSGIGEKLAKNGARVLVALDARSTRTKELAAAAGLEDVGTVEQLVSQATHVLSVLVPSEAMSAASRVATALQRTGATPLYADLNAVSPATTRRIGEIVEAAGARFADGGIIGGPPRGKVNPRIYASGTNAPELARLEEHGLIIPVIGDQIGQASGLKMCYAAMTKGFQALATELLVTARRLGLDDALRQEMLDSQADLRTWMAKSMLTMPPKAHRWIGEMEEIAATFEQVGLTPRMLLGAADMYRWVATTAPGQETPENRDTSRDLDGLIAALAESPAAAKA
- a CDS encoding SDR family oxidoreductase, translating into MSDGRQRTAVITGGGTGIGRAVAAAFAADGDRVVLIGRRAEPLQQAAAELGPNVTWRQADIADREGIAGAIGSIVEEHGAIDVLVNNAGISNRPVSTRTPLEEAERLWDEYSRVNIKGVLLTTLAAAPHLARPGGRIIFISSAAVYSGGVFPGLAAYAASKAALHGLMRSFARELGPDGITVNTVAPGFIAHTEMTGRVPEDDFARLANTTLVKRVGTADDIAAVVHFLGSPAASYVTAQAIPVDGGRLPG
- a CDS encoding pyridoxamine 5'-phosphate oxidase family protein, whose product is MPATHDLTRVAPAFVEMAHQIVWCTVSTVDRQGRPRSRVLHPYWTWDGLMLEGWVGTMMTPLKKAHLERNPYVSCSYWTPSQDTAVAECQADWMLDEQTRTRVWTFFKSTPEPLGYDPGGIGVPGWDSPTSPGFVVLRLRPWRLRVFPSSITRGEGGELMVWQDE
- a CDS encoding Gfo/Idh/MocA family oxidoreductase, with amino-acid sequence MSGRQGDAPGRGIRVAFAGVNHWHFSVDARYLELALEAGVEIVGLSDDDEALAKRRGDELGCGWTVDVDDLVTRFKPDLVIALPRPDRAPEQVGRLLEHNVPLFAEKPLGLRASDVWPLVERAERGWVTVAFPQRYQPIHAAFERLRDAGTLGEIGHIGVRMVNGPPWRYRSYDVPWMLDPAIAGGGPLRNIGIHGADMLTRLVGDRGIKIVAATKTDRVHGEPIEDFISALGRTDDGIVINMATGYTFSPPKPGDMDIHLGAKGAYLIQRRELLTIYPADGQPDVIRQPEGFNLYREIFFDALWRMRAGAPPIATVRDCARANELIDAIYAAAAAT
- a CDS encoding biotin transporter BioY; its protein translation is MQRLGHGRTLVDVVRPDALSRQRDILLVVAFGTLMGALAQIAVPLPFTPVPVTGQTLGVLLIGALLGSRRGGAAMLVHLAEGLAGLPVFAEGNTAWTLTRLGVPTIIGPTAGYLFAFPVAAFVVGWLAERGWDRKPLTAASAMLVGQAIIYAGGLSWLAGYVGVDRAIPLGMVPFLPGDAVKLALAATALPGGWRLLAVLGAPTTRE
- a CDS encoding FHA domain-containing protein, whose amino-acid sequence is MRCRTCAARNPAGYPYCLTCGTRVRRETFWPQCPEPLWQHAYCLVRMEDRDGAGPSDAGAPDAGPSDRVGTGYPLDVLRRGGRALTIGSGADCEIVLDHPSVAARHAWLIRHGDHFLIDDADTRDGTFVNGERVKRARRLKVRDTVRLGECQLVYALAEQICPRCHLPDTLTALDDLVAERQDGATGLAVPTHACPQCGHEYWIVASRREGWRRSWLWRWQASRRLLAMRGKRAPEDA
- a CDS encoding SDR family oxidoreductase, which encodes MALVQGKVALVTGGARGIGRAAAELLAAEGAHVAVADVNLGGAEDVASGIEARGGQALPLQVDVSQPEQIGPMFDAVVARFGRVDVVHNNAGIFAKTAVNEIDVDGWDRLMDINLRGAFLVAQHALKIMKAQGGGRIIMMGSMGGQVGGVVAGADYAASKAAIACLTKSMAKWGGPFGILVNTLCPGVIDTAMPAQFPPDRLAAMIESTPLRRMGTADEVAKVVLFLASDLSSFVTGAHIDINGGLFTD